The proteins below come from a single Burkholderia contaminans genomic window:
- the adhP gene encoding alcohol dehydrogenase AdhP, which produces MTQTMKAAVVHAFGEPLRIEEVPVPTPGPGQILVNIKASGVCHTDLHAADGDWPVKPTLPFIPGHEGVGIVAAVGAGVTHVREGDRVGVPWLYTACGHCEYCHTGWETLCHGQQNTGYSVNGSYAEYVLADPDYVGHLPAQVAFDEIAPILCAGVTVYKGIRVTDTRPGQWLAISGIGGLGHVAVQYARAMGLHVAAIDISPDKLALARQLGAELTIDASTDDPAKVIQKEIGGAHGVLVTAVSRSAFAQALGMVRRGGTVALNGLPPGDFPLPIFSTVLNGITVRGSIVGTRRDLQESLDFAADGLVRAHIHRDRLGNINDVFAKLREGKVDGRIVLTDMH; this is translated from the coding sequence ATGACCCAAACCATGAAAGCGGCCGTCGTGCACGCATTCGGCGAACCGCTGCGCATCGAGGAAGTGCCCGTGCCGACGCCGGGGCCCGGCCAGATCCTCGTCAACATCAAGGCATCGGGCGTATGCCATACCGACCTGCACGCAGCCGACGGCGACTGGCCCGTCAAGCCGACGTTGCCGTTCATTCCGGGGCATGAAGGCGTGGGCATCGTCGCGGCGGTCGGTGCGGGCGTCACGCACGTGCGCGAGGGGGACCGCGTGGGCGTGCCCTGGCTCTACACGGCCTGCGGCCATTGCGAGTACTGCCACACGGGCTGGGAAACGCTGTGCCACGGCCAGCAGAACACCGGTTATTCGGTGAACGGCAGCTACGCGGAATACGTGCTGGCCGATCCCGACTACGTCGGCCATTTGCCCGCGCAGGTCGCGTTCGACGAGATCGCGCCGATCCTGTGCGCGGGTGTCACCGTCTACAAGGGCATTCGCGTCACCGATACGCGCCCGGGCCAATGGCTCGCGATTTCCGGCATCGGCGGCCTCGGGCACGTGGCCGTGCAGTATGCGCGCGCAATGGGGCTGCACGTCGCGGCCATCGACATTTCACCCGACAAGCTCGCGCTGGCGCGGCAGCTCGGCGCGGAACTGACGATCGACGCGTCGACCGACGATCCGGCCAAGGTGATCCAGAAGGAGATCGGCGGTGCGCACGGCGTGCTCGTCACGGCCGTGTCGCGCAGCGCGTTCGCGCAGGCGCTCGGGATGGTGCGGCGCGGCGGCACGGTGGCGCTCAACGGCTTGCCGCCCGGCGATTTCCCGTTGCCGATCTTCTCCACGGTGCTGAACGGCATCACCGTGCGCGGGTCGATCGTCGGGACGCGGCGCGACCTGCAGGAATCGCTCGACTTCGCGGCCGATGGCCTGGTGCGCGCGCATATCCATCGCGACCGGCTCGGCAACATCAACGACGTGTTCGCAAAGCTGCGCGAAGGCAAGGTCGACGGGCGCATCGTGCTGACCGACATGCATTGA